One Gordonia sp. SID5947 genomic region harbors:
- the argS gene encoding arginine--tRNA ligase, producing the protein MTPADLAALLAAATLTVVRDRGLDDSVVPDTVVVERPRHADHGDYATNIALQLGKKLGVAPRELAGWLADAFAATDGIAKAEVAGPGFVNVWLATAAQNSVVATVLASAADYGRGTELDDRVINLEFVSANPTGPIHLGGTRWAAVGDALGRVLAARGAAVTREYYFNDHGTQIDRFARSLEAAAAGSSTPEDGYAGDYIGEIAAQVVGRVPGVLELPEAERLETFRSIGVDLMFDHIKTSLHDFGTDFDVFTHENKMFTSGLVDECIAELKANGNLYENDGAWWLRTTNFGDDKDRVVIKSDGNAAYIAGDIAYYKDKRDRGFNLCIYMLGADHHGYITRLKASAAALGDDPETVEVLIGQMVNLVRDGNPVRMSKRAGTVITLDDLVDAVGVDGARYSLIRSSVDVNIDIDLDLLTKQSNDNPVYYVQYAHARLSALARNAAELRVERSLDHLDLLDDPAEGELIRTIGDFDEVLATAAELREPHRICRYLETLAGAYHRFYARCRILPQGDESAGDIHGARLALCEATRQVLSNGLELVGVSAPERM; encoded by the coding sequence GTGACTCCTGCCGACCTCGCCGCGTTGCTGGCCGCCGCGACGCTGACCGTTGTCCGTGACCGCGGGCTCGACGACTCCGTCGTGCCCGACACCGTCGTCGTGGAACGTCCTCGTCATGCCGACCACGGTGATTACGCCACGAACATCGCGCTCCAGCTCGGCAAGAAGCTGGGTGTTGCACCGCGCGAGCTGGCCGGATGGCTGGCCGACGCCTTCGCCGCCACCGACGGGATCGCGAAGGCAGAGGTCGCGGGGCCTGGATTCGTCAATGTCTGGTTGGCGACGGCCGCCCAGAACTCGGTGGTCGCGACGGTGCTGGCCTCTGCCGCGGACTACGGCCGCGGCACCGAGCTCGACGATCGGGTGATCAACCTCGAGTTCGTCTCGGCCAATCCGACCGGACCGATCCACCTCGGAGGTACGCGCTGGGCCGCCGTGGGTGACGCCCTCGGTCGGGTACTGGCGGCGCGCGGTGCCGCGGTGACCCGCGAGTACTACTTCAACGACCACGGCACACAGATCGACCGCTTCGCTCGTTCGCTCGAGGCGGCGGCCGCGGGGTCGTCGACCCCGGAGGACGGTTACGCGGGCGATTACATCGGTGAGATCGCGGCGCAGGTCGTCGGGCGGGTACCCGGCGTGCTCGAGCTACCCGAAGCCGAGCGGCTCGAGACATTCCGGTCGATCGGTGTGGATCTGATGTTCGACCACATCAAGACGAGCCTGCACGATTTCGGGACCGACTTCGACGTCTTCACCCACGAGAACAAGATGTTCACGTCGGGACTGGTCGACGAGTGCATCGCCGAACTCAAGGCCAACGGCAACCTCTACGAGAACGACGGCGCCTGGTGGCTCCGGACGACGAACTTCGGCGACGACAAAGACCGCGTGGTCATCAAGAGCGACGGCAACGCCGCCTACATCGCCGGTGACATCGCCTACTACAAGGACAAGCGTGACCGCGGATTCAACCTCTGCATCTACATGCTGGGAGCAGACCACCACGGCTACATCACCCGGCTGAAGGCATCGGCCGCCGCACTCGGCGACGATCCGGAGACCGTCGAGGTGCTGATCGGACAGATGGTGAACCTCGTCCGCGACGGCAATCCGGTGCGGATGAGCAAGCGCGCGGGCACCGTGATCACGCTCGACGACCTCGTCGATGCGGTGGGTGTCGACGGCGCGCGATACTCGCTGATCCGTTCGTCGGTCGACGTCAACATCGACATCGACCTCGATCTGCTGACCAAGCAGTCAAACGACAACCCGGTCTACTACGTGCAATACGCCCACGCCCGACTGTCGGCGTTGGCGCGCAATGCCGCCGAGCTGCGCGTCGAGCGGTCGCTGGACCATCTCGACCTGCTCGACGACCCGGCGGAGGGTGAACTCATCCGGACGATCGGGGACTTCGACGAGGTGTTGGCGACGGCCGCGGAACTCCGTGAACCGCATCGGATCTGCCGCTACCTGGAGACGCTGGCGGGTGCTTATCACCGGTTCTACGCGCGGTGCCGAATCCTCCCGCAGGGCGACGAGTCCGCAGGCGACATCCATGGCGCTCGTCTCGCACTGTGCGAGGCGACCCGACAAGTCCTGTCGAACGGCCTCGAGCTGGTCGGCGTGAGCGCACCGGAGCGGATGTGA
- a CDS encoding DUF3105 domain-containing protein has translation MAGTPGGNVPKSGKRPGSVPSSSGRQIDWFVVGAIVLVIVLIAGLLWYLVPKFLDNREAEGLKPQTVTGFVPSAQDPDPSTRIPGVTKVYYRAAQHVRADQRVAYDQSPPFGGPHDEVWATCTGIVYPDPLRSENAVHALEHGAVWIAYNPDTISDADRDTLEKKVSGEQFLFLSPYPGLDHPLSLQSWGHQLKLDSAGDPRVDQFITALRRNATPGVYRENPSEAAYPETQAACAAIPGAFDPSNPPPADQGEPGPDAVQMDGAGGIPASDENAGAGAPMPAG, from the coding sequence ATGGCAGGCACACCCGGGGGCAACGTCCCCAAGTCCGGCAAGCGTCCCGGCTCCGTCCCGAGTTCCTCGGGCCGCCAGATCGACTGGTTCGTCGTCGGTGCGATAGTCCTGGTGATCGTCCTGATCGCCGGTCTGCTCTGGTACCTCGTACCCAAGTTCCTCGACAACCGGGAGGCCGAGGGCCTCAAACCGCAGACCGTGACGGGATTCGTACCGTCTGCACAGGATCCGGACCCCTCGACAAGGATCCCCGGTGTGACCAAGGTCTACTACCGCGCCGCACAGCACGTGCGCGCCGACCAGCGGGTCGCCTACGATCAGTCGCCGCCGTTCGGTGGGCCCCATGACGAGGTGTGGGCGACCTGTACGGGGATCGTGTATCCCGATCCGCTCCGCTCGGAGAACGCCGTACACGCGCTGGAACACGGTGCTGTCTGGATCGCCTACAACCCGGACACGATCAGCGATGCCGACCGCGACACCCTCGAGAAGAAGGTGTCCGGCGAACAGTTCTTGTTCCTCTCGCCGTATCCCGGGCTCGATCACCCGCTGTCGCTGCAGAGCTGGGGACACCAGCTGAAGCTCGACTCGGCCGGTGATCCACGCGTGGACCAGTTCATCACCGCACTGCGTCGCAACGCCACGCCCGGCGTCTACCGGGAGAATCCGTCGGAGGCCGCGTACCCCGAAACCCAAGCCGCGTGCGCGGCCATCCCGGGCGCGTTCGATCCGAGCAACCCCCCGCCTGCCGATCAGGGAGAGCCCGGACCAGACGCGGTGCAGATGGACGGCGCGGGCGGGATTCCCGCCTCCGACGAGAACGCCGGTGCCGGCGCGCCGATGCCGGCAGGCTGA
- a CDS encoding DUF305 domain-containing protein, protein MTEEHTETGGDGTDHHATELAASRRTLLTSLGVVAALLVGLALGLLIAAMLHSDDPKAEEAPAADSAAVGFAQDMIRHHEQGVEMSTIELENGTDPQVRSMAFDILTAQSNEIGQMQSWLTRWGYPLINPDPPMTWMGHEMAAGAPTSPPAVGHDHDHGDHADHDMSSMPPGSMRPAGTDVAPMPGMATMAEMDRLRSLRGTAADVYFLQLMLRHHQGGLPMMEYAADPATVSEDYVRNLATAMKQTQDKEIAVIEQMLAERGATPLPLN, encoded by the coding sequence ATGACCGAGGAACACACCGAGACGGGCGGCGATGGCACGGACCACCACGCGACCGAGCTCGCTGCCTCCCGACGGACCTTGCTCACCTCACTCGGGGTGGTGGCGGCACTGCTGGTCGGGCTGGCTCTCGGCCTGCTGATCGCCGCGATGCTGCACAGCGACGACCCGAAGGCCGAGGAAGCCCCGGCGGCAGATTCCGCGGCCGTCGGCTTCGCGCAGGACATGATCCGCCATCACGAACAAGGCGTGGAGATGTCCACGATCGAGCTCGAGAACGGCACCGATCCGCAGGTCCGGAGCATGGCGTTCGACATCCTCACCGCACAGAGCAACGAGATCGGGCAGATGCAGTCGTGGCTGACCCGATGGGGCTATCCACTGATCAATCCTGATCCCCCGATGACCTGGATGGGCCACGAGATGGCCGCGGGTGCGCCGACCTCGCCGCCCGCAGTCGGCCACGACCACGACCACGGCGACCATGCCGATCACGACATGAGTTCGATGCCGCCGGGGTCGATGCGGCCGGCCGGCACCGACGTCGCGCCCATGCCCGGCATGGCCACGATGGCCGAGATGGACCGGCTCCGGAGCCTGCGCGGCACCGCTGCCGACGTCTACTTCCTCCAGTTGATGCTGCGACACCATCAGGGCGGTCTGCCCATGATGGAGTACGCCGCGGACCCGGCCACCGTGTCCGAGGACTACGTCCGCAACCTGGCCACGGCGATGAAACAGACACAGGACAAGGAGATCGCCGTCATCGAGCAGATGCTCGCCGAACGGGGTGCCACGCCACTACCGCTGAACTGA